From Mucilaginibacter rubeus, a single genomic window includes:
- the purD gene encoding phosphoribosylamine--glycine ligase codes for MNILILGSGGRESAFAWKVAQSPKCEKLFIAPGNAGTTQYGTNVNIKVTDFEGIKALVLKEAIDLVLVGPEEPLVKGVHDFFLADEQLKNIPVVGPQQEGAQLEGSKDFSKIFMEKHNIPTAAYKTFTKDTLEDGLTYLATAGLPVVLKADGLAAGKGVLICLTLEEAQTELKAMLADAKFGEASSRVVVEQFLTGIELSVFVMTDGNSYKILPEAKDYKRIGEGDTGLNTGGMGSISPVPFADADFMKKVEERVIIPTVEGLKKDGIPYKGFIFIGLMNSNGEPWVIEYNCRMGDPETESVMRRIDSDFVDLLLGVAEGNLDTKELTISPKTAATVVMVAGGYPGEYLKNKVITGTENVRDSIVFHAGTAMDGEDVITTGGRVLAITTVQDNMFSALQQATADASRIYYDGMYFRKDIGFDLL; via the coding sequence ATGAATATCCTGATTCTTGGTTCGGGTGGAAGGGAAAGTGCCTTCGCCTGGAAAGTAGCTCAAAGCCCGAAATGCGAAAAACTTTTTATTGCTCCCGGTAATGCCGGTACTACACAGTATGGTACCAACGTAAATATTAAGGTTACCGACTTTGAGGGCATCAAAGCGCTTGTTTTAAAAGAGGCCATTGATCTGGTGCTTGTTGGGCCGGAAGAGCCGTTGGTAAAAGGTGTTCATGATTTTTTCCTGGCCGATGAGCAATTGAAAAACATCCCGGTTGTTGGTCCGCAGCAGGAAGGTGCACAGTTAGAGGGTAGCAAAGATTTCTCCAAAATATTTATGGAGAAGCACAACATCCCAACGGCCGCCTACAAAACTTTCACTAAAGATACCCTGGAAGATGGCCTTACCTATTTAGCAACAGCCGGTTTACCAGTAGTGCTTAAAGCTGATGGCCTTGCCGCGGGAAAAGGTGTATTGATTTGCCTTACTTTAGAGGAAGCTCAAACTGAATTGAAAGCGATGCTGGCCGATGCCAAATTTGGCGAAGCAAGCTCGCGGGTAGTTGTTGAACAGTTTTTAACAGGTATCGAGCTATCGGTATTTGTTATGACCGATGGTAACAGCTATAAGATATTACCCGAAGCCAAAGATTATAAACGTATAGGTGAGGGCGACACCGGCTTAAATACCGGTGGTATGGGTTCTATTTCCCCTGTTCCGTTTGCCGATGCCGATTTTATGAAAAAGGTAGAGGAGCGCGTGATTATCCCTACTGTTGAGGGTTTAAAAAAAGATGGCATACCTTATAAAGGCTTTATTTTTATCGGCCTGATGAACAGCAACGGCGAACCATGGGTTATTGAATACAACTGTCGCATGGGCGATCCTGAAACCGAGAGCGTGATGCGCCGTATAGATTCTGACTTTGTTGATCTGTTATTAGGCGTTGCAGAAGGAAATCTGGATACGAAGGAATTAACCATCAGCCCTAAAACTGCTGCTACTGTAGTAATGGTAGCCGGCGGCTATCCGGGCGAATACCTGAAAAATAAAGTAATTACCGGTACCGAGAACGTGCGTGATTCTATCGTGTTCCACGCGGGTACAGCAATGGATGGTGAAGATGTAATTACTACCGGCGGCCGTGTACTGGCTATTACTACGGTACAAGATAATATGTTCAGCGCTTTGCAGCAAGCTACTGCCGATGCCAGCCGGATTTATTATGATGGCATGTATTTCAGAAAAGATATCGGATTTGACCTTTTATAG
- a CDS encoding glycoside hydrolase family 19 protein, with protein sequence MPGTQQFYDTIRDTVFKGHLSQSQVDGIETILSAAANAGMTDQRKVAYMLGTVYHECAGTMQPVNENGKGKGHPYGEKFKMGSGPGHRVPYTTPDQLYYGRGFVQLTWYENYEAIGRHLNVDLLNHPELALQPDIAAKIMIDGMTKGMFTGVGLGKYFDDTHADWINARRIINGNDCDTLIAGYAKNFYKGLTGIDA encoded by the coding sequence ATGCCAGGAACACAACAATTTTATGACACCATTCGTGACACCGTATTTAAAGGTCACCTTTCACAAAGCCAGGTTGATGGCATTGAAACCATTTTGAGTGCTGCCGCAAATGCGGGCATGACAGATCAGCGTAAGGTTGCCTATATGCTGGGTACTGTTTATCATGAATGCGCCGGCACCATGCAACCGGTAAATGAAAACGGCAAAGGCAAAGGCCATCCTTATGGCGAAAAATTTAAAATGGGTTCCGGACCTGGTCACCGGGTACCTTATACCACGCCCGATCAGTTGTATTACGGTCGCGGCTTTGTACAGCTGACCTGGTACGAAAACTATGAGGCCATTGGCAGGCATTTAAATGTTGATTTGCTTAACCACCCCGAACTGGCCTTACAACCAGATATAGCCGCAAAGATCATGATTGATGGCATGACCAAAGGTATGTTTACCGGCGTTGGCTTAGGCAAATATTTTGATGATACCCATGCCGACTGGATAAACGCCCGCCGCATTATTAACGGTAATGACTGCGATACTTTGATAGCCGGATATGCCAAAAACTTCTATAAGGGATTGACTGGAATTGATGCGTAA
- the uvrA gene encoding excinuclease ABC subunit UvrA — MSKEAEKDPQKHIIIKGARVHNLKNLDVAIPKNKLVVVTGMSGSGKSSLAFDTLYAEGQRRYVESLSSYARQFLGRMNKPDVDYIKGIAPAIAIEQKVITSNPRSTVGTSTEIYDYLKLLFSRIGKTISPISGNIVKKDSVTDVVNFVLSLPNETQVTILAPLHPHNNRSLKEELAVLMQKGFVRVEYNGKLSRIESLLEDETVENVPLMAAEPVVEIKKTKAKKAAAETVEADQQTAVRIVVDRVTKNEEDETVSRLGDSIQTAFFEGKGDCFVRFQEPDGETEHERFFCDRFELDGLKFEEPTPNFFSFNNPYGACKKCEGYGKVIGIDEDLVIPDKSKSIYEGAIAPWRGEKMREWNDALVRHALKFDFPIHRQYNQLTEKEQRLLWTGNKFFRGLDEFFKEMEEQTYKIQYRVLLSRYRGKTTCPECKGSRLRIDASYVKISEKSITDVVLMPLDKAYEFFKSLELNETDAKIGKRLLMEITNRLGFLNDVGLSYLTLNRLSNTLSGGESQRINLATSLGSSLVGSVYVLDEPSIGLHPRDTQRLITVLKSLRDVGNTVLVVEHEEEIMKAADHIIDIGPEAGTHGGELVFTGTYDEIIKDDKSLTGKYLSGREEIAIPASRRKWHDFIEIKGARENNLQHVNAKFPLGVLTVVTGVSGSGKTSLVKRILAPAVQKALGNYSGEQTGSYDAIDGDYGKIEQVELVDQNPIGRSSRSNPVTYVKAWDEIRNLYAAQPAAKAAGLKPSAFSFNVEGGRCDVCQGEGEVKIEMQFMADIFLTCETCGGHRFKQHILDIQYKEKNVSDILNMTIDEAVEFFAKEPKIIAKIKPLVDVGLGYVQLGQSSNTLSGGEAQRIKLASFLVKGNNTNKTLFIFDEPTTGLHFADIKKLLKSFDALLDHGNTIIVIEHNMDVIKCADWVIDIGPEGGDRGGKVVFEGVPEDLIKQKDSYTGKFLKDRF; from the coding sequence ATGAGTAAAGAAGCAGAAAAAGATCCGCAAAAACATATTATCATAAAAGGCGCAAGGGTACATAACCTTAAAAACCTTGATGTGGCTATCCCCAAAAACAAACTGGTGGTAGTTACCGGCATGTCGGGCTCGGGCAAATCATCGCTCGCTTTCGATACTTTGTATGCCGAAGGTCAACGCCGTTACGTGGAAAGCCTTTCATCATACGCCCGCCAGTTTTTGGGCCGTATGAACAAACCCGATGTCGACTATATTAAAGGTATTGCACCTGCAATAGCTATTGAGCAAAAGGTAATTACCTCAAATCCGCGTTCAACAGTTGGTACATCAACCGAAATTTATGATTACCTGAAACTGCTGTTCTCGCGTATTGGTAAGACCATATCGCCGATATCCGGCAACATCGTAAAAAAAGATTCGGTTACCGATGTGGTAAACTTTGTGCTTTCATTGCCCAATGAAACCCAGGTAACCATTCTGGCTCCACTACACCCCCATAACAACAGAAGCCTTAAAGAAGAGCTGGCCGTTTTAATGCAAAAAGGCTTTGTACGTGTGGAATACAATGGCAAACTTTCGCGCATCGAGTCTTTATTAGAGGACGAAACAGTAGAAAACGTTCCTTTAATGGCAGCCGAACCGGTAGTCGAGATCAAAAAAACGAAAGCAAAAAAAGCCGCAGCGGAAACTGTGGAAGCCGATCAGCAGACCGCTGTACGTATAGTTGTTGACCGCGTTACCAAAAATGAAGAGGATGAAACCGTTAGCCGTTTAGGCGATTCGATACAAACTGCCTTTTTTGAAGGTAAAGGCGATTGCTTTGTCCGTTTCCAGGAGCCTGATGGCGAAACAGAGCACGAACGTTTCTTCTGCGACCGCTTTGAGCTTGATGGGCTTAAGTTTGAAGAACCTACGCCAAACTTCTTCAGTTTTAACAACCCTTACGGTGCCTGTAAAAAATGCGAGGGCTATGGTAAGGTGATTGGCATTGATGAAGATCTGGTTATCCCGGATAAAAGCAAATCTATTTACGAGGGTGCCATCGCTCCATGGCGTGGTGAAAAAATGCGCGAATGGAATGATGCCCTGGTAAGACATGCGCTAAAATTTGATTTCCCTATCCATCGTCAATATAACCAGCTAACCGAAAAAGAACAGCGCCTGTTATGGACGGGCAATAAATTTTTCCGTGGCCTTGATGAGTTTTTCAAGGAGATGGAGGAGCAAACGTATAAGATCCAGTACCGTGTTTTGCTATCGCGATACAGGGGCAAAACTACTTGCCCGGAGTGTAAGGGCAGTCGTTTACGGATAGATGCTTCTTATGTGAAGATCAGCGAAAAGTCGATCACCGATGTGGTATTGATGCCATTGGATAAAGCATATGAGTTTTTCAAATCACTTGAACTGAACGAAACCGATGCCAAAATTGGCAAACGCTTGTTGATGGAAATTACCAATCGTCTCGGCTTCTTAAATGATGTAGGTTTAAGTTACCTAACGCTTAACCGTTTGTCAAATACCTTATCCGGTGGTGAATCTCAGCGTATCAACCTGGCCACGTCTTTAGGCAGTAGCCTTGTGGGTTCAGTTTATGTACTGGATGAACCAAGTATAGGCTTGCACCCGCGTGATACGCAGCGGTTAATTACCGTGTTAAAATCGCTTCGCGATGTTGGCAATACCGTATTGGTTGTGGAGCACGAGGAAGAGATCATGAAAGCTGCCGACCATATTATCGATATTGGCCCGGAAGCCGGCACGCATGGCGGCGAACTGGTATTTACCGGTACCTATGATGAAATAATAAAGGACGACAAAAGTTTAACCGGCAAATACCTGAGCGGCCGCGAAGAAATAGCAATCCCGGCAAGCCGTCGTAAATGGCATGATTTTATTGAAATAAAAGGTGCCCGCGAAAACAACCTTCAGCATGTAAATGCCAAATTCCCATTAGGTGTGCTCACGGTTGTTACCGGAGTATCCGGTTCGGGCAAAACCAGTTTGGTGAAACGCATTCTTGCGCCTGCCGTTCAAAAAGCTTTGGGCAATTACTCGGGCGAGCAAACAGGTTCATACGATGCTATTGATGGCGATTACGGTAAAATTGAACAGGTTGAACTGGTTGACCAAAACCCTATCGGTCGTTCGTCGCGTTCCAACCCGGTTACTTACGTAAAAGCCTGGGATGAGATCCGTAACCTGTATGCTGCCCAACCAGCCGCTAAAGCAGCAGGCTTAAAACCTTCGGCGTTTTCATTTAATGTTGAGGGTGGCCGGTGTGATGTTTGCCAGGGCGAAGGCGAGGTTAAGATAGAGATGCAGTTTATGGCAGACATTTTCCTAACCTGCGAAACCTGCGGTGGCCATCGTTTTAAACAACACATTTTAGATATCCAGTACAAAGAAAAAAACGTATCGGATATCCTGAACATGACCATTGATGAGGCTGTTGAGTTTTTTGCAAAAGAGCCTAAGATCATCGCTAAAATAAAACCACTGGTTGATGTTGGTTTGGGCTATGTCCAGTTAGGTCAATCGTCAAATACTTTATCAGGTGGTGAGGCGCAGCGTATTAAGCTGGCATCTTTCCTGGTGAAGGGCAACAACACCAACAAAACGCTGTTTATTTTTGACGAGCCTACCACCGGCCTCCACTTTGCTGATATTAAAAAACTGCTGAAATCATTTGACGCCCTGCTTGATCATGGCAATACCATTATTGTTATTGAGCACAATATGGATGTGATCAAGTGTGCCGACTGGGTTATCGACATAGGCCCTGAAGGTGGCGACCGGGGTGGTAAAGTTGTGTTTGAAGGCGTACCCGAAGACCTCATAAAACAAAAAGACAGCTATACCGGTAAGTTTTTGAAAGACCGGTTCTAA
- a CDS encoding Fic family protein: MSEMMEILNLIEKYNDLGIADVIDHDRFNLISIDHHSTRIEGSTLTEVEAQVLINEGRTPNGKPLEESLMVTDHHAALLFTIESAKAKKKLSISLLQEINALVMKNTGKVYNTMLGTVDSRTGAFRKGNVTAGISYFPNFDKVERLTNELIKKLREAINSSLSAAEQLNLSFDAHFNLVSIHPYYDGNGRTSRLLMNYIQAYFHLPLAIVRSDNKAAYIQALIDTRQQENIEVFREFMAGEYAFLLKQEITKFEEMKKPSKGNGFTFLF; encoded by the coding sequence ATGAGCGAAATGATGGAAATACTTAACCTGATAGAAAAATACAATGATCTTGGCATTGCCGATGTGATCGATCATGATCGGTTTAACCTGATCTCTATCGACCATCACTCCACACGGATAGAAGGCTCAACCTTAACCGAAGTAGAAGCACAAGTATTGATCAATGAGGGCCGAACCCCTAATGGCAAACCGCTGGAAGAAAGCTTAATGGTTACCGATCATCATGCGGCACTTCTTTTTACCATCGAAAGCGCAAAAGCAAAAAAAAAGCTATCAATATCTCTTTTACAAGAGATTAACGCCCTGGTCATGAAAAATACCGGCAAGGTATATAACACCATGCTTGGCACTGTTGATTCCAGAACCGGAGCATTCAGAAAAGGTAATGTAACCGCAGGAATTTCATACTTTCCCAATTTTGATAAAGTAGAGCGCTTAACCAACGAATTAATAAAAAAGCTTCGTGAAGCTATTAATTCTTCATTATCTGCAGCTGAGCAGCTTAATCTTTCTTTCGATGCGCATTTCAATCTTGTCAGCATACATCCCTATTATGATGGGAATGGCCGAACCTCAAGGCTATTGATGAACTACATCCAGGCTTATTTCCATCTCCCATTAGCAATTGTGCGAAGCGACAATAAAGCCGCTTATATTCAGGCCTTAATTGATACCCGTCAGCAAGAAAACATTGAAGTATTCCGTGAATTTATGGCTGGCGAATACGCTTTTTTGCTTAAACAGGAAATTACAAAGTTTGAGGAAATGAAAAAGCCATCAAAAGGAAATGGATTTACTTTTCTGTTTTAA
- a CDS encoding ABC transporter substrate-binding protein: MNKLITYLFLLFAIQLCSCHTNTSSNQHKTVFNINLEEGLTSLDPAFCRNHYTIWMDNQLYNGLVQIDDSLKTIPCIAKSWETSADGLLYTFHLRNDVYFHDDPHFVGGKGRRTIASDFAYSFGRLIDPKVASSGSWIFSDKVKDKSAFLAPNDSTFQIKLKQPFAPFLSLLTAQYCSVVPKEVVEFYGKDFRSHPVGTGPFRFKYWKEGEVLVFLKNEHYWEKDNKGNRLPYLDAIRSTFIADKQTSFLEFVKKNIDFLNDIDGSYRDDILTKSGKITQKYKGKFILNTAPYLNTIYLGMLVDTTLPIVKKSPLKLLKIRQAINYAIDREKMIKYLRNSMGTPGYEGFVPEGMPGFNGTGVKGYTYDPEKARCLLRDAGYPNGKNMPEITLATTIGYRSLIEYVQGQLERVGIKTNVEITQGASLRELISKNGINFFYGSWIADYPDAENYLSVFYSKNKIPFGPNYTGFNNKKFDELFEQTYQVKDDEKRFAIYRQMDNLMMEQSPVVVLYYDKLVNLYQNNISGYSLNGQNLLVLKRVVKRL, from the coding sequence ATGAATAAGCTGATCACTTACCTCTTTCTATTGTTTGCTATTCAGCTTTGCTCCTGCCATACCAACACTTCTTCCAATCAGCATAAAACGGTTTTTAATATTAACCTTGAAGAAGGTCTAACCTCGCTTGATCCGGCTTTTTGCCGTAACCATTATACCATCTGGATGGATAATCAGCTTTATAATGGCCTGGTACAAATTGACGATAGTTTAAAAACTATTCCCTGCATAGCTAAAAGCTGGGAAACATCTGCCGACGGCTTGCTTTATACTTTCCACCTGCGTAATGATGTTTATTTTCACGACGATCCGCATTTTGTAGGTGGCAAAGGGCGAAGAACAATTGCATCGGATTTCGCTTACAGCTTCGGCAGACTGATCGATCCGAAAGTAGCCTCATCCGGGTCATGGATCTTTAGCGATAAGGTAAAAGATAAAAGCGCTTTCCTGGCGCCGAATGACAGTACGTTCCAGATCAAACTTAAACAGCCATTTGCTCCTTTTTTAAGTCTGCTCACCGCGCAGTATTGCTCGGTGGTACCTAAAGAGGTGGTTGAATTTTACGGTAAAGATTTCAGGAGCCATCCGGTGGGCACCGGCCCTTTCAGGTTTAAATACTGGAAAGAAGGCGAAGTACTGGTATTTCTAAAAAACGAACATTACTGGGAAAAAGACAATAAAGGCAACCGTCTTCCCTATCTCGATGCGATCCGTTCCACTTTTATTGCTGATAAACAAACCTCCTTTTTGGAGTTTGTAAAAAAGAATATCGACTTTTTGAATGATATCGATGGGAGTTATCGCGATGATATCCTTACCAAATCGGGCAAAATCACGCAAAAATACAAGGGCAAGTTCATCCTTAACACTGCCCCTTATCTCAATACCATTTACCTCGGTATGCTGGTCGATACTACTTTGCCCATCGTCAAAAAATCGCCTTTAAAACTGTTAAAGATCAGGCAGGCTATTAACTATGCCATCGACCGCGAAAAAATGATCAAATACCTGCGTAACAGTATGGGAACACCGGGCTATGAGGGCTTTGTGCCCGAAGGTATGCCAGGCTTTAACGGCACCGGTGTTAAAGGTTATACTTATGACCCGGAAAAAGCCCGCTGCCTGCTTCGAGACGCCGGTTATCCTAATGGTAAAAACATGCCCGAAATTACGCTGGCCACTACCATTGGCTATCGTAGTTTAATAGAATATGTGCAAGGTCAGCTGGAACGTGTGGGTATAAAAACAAACGTGGAGATTACGCAGGGTGCCAGTCTGCGTGAACTGATCTCCAAAAATGGCATTAACTTTTTTTATGGTTCATGGATAGCTGATTATCCCGATGCCGAAAATTATCTTTCGGTGTTCTACTCCAAAAACAAGATCCCTTTTGGCCCAAACTATACCGGCTTTAACAATAAAAAATTCGACGAGCTTTTTGAGCAAACCTACCAGGTAAAAGACGATGAAAAGCGCTTCGCCATCTACCGCCAGATGGACAACCTGATGATGGAGCAATCGCCAGTTGTGGTATTATACTATGATAAACTGGTGAACCTGTATCAAAATAACATCAGCGGTTACAGCTTAAACGGGCAGAATTTATTGGTGCTTAAGAGGGTTGTAAAGCGATTGTAG